The proteins below are encoded in one region of Bremerella sp. P1:
- a CDS encoding Tex-like N-terminal domain-containing protein, with product MDTTIVTDLQVVAREVGIPLEKVQRTVELLDDGNTVPFITRYRKDETGGLDEEQIRAIQSSNTKLRQLNERKRTILKSIQSQEKLTEELAEQIKKAQTQKLLEDLYLPFKPKKQTLATQARERGLEPLALEVLNDAEEAKDLKARAEAFVDAEKSLADTDAVIQGVGCIIAEVFSENALLRGRLRKLFWKTGQLTSSRIENADQPDKSDSDEDHSDTEEEASSSSTEEAAKTTAEATEAEASESTDAKPAAKPEGDKDSGKKPTIQEIRREKRKRQKEKERAKKDKAFRDYYDYHEPVSKIPPHRVLAINRGDRTRFLKVRIEVDFDKIIKTAEEVVIPEGHSHAEYLKQCLRDSLNRLIIPGIEREIRRELTEKAETHAIEVFACNLRKLLLQPPVRGKRVLAVDPGFRSGCKLVAIDPFGNVMGTGVIHLIGPQDRVEKSRSRIVEMIKQFDAQIVAIGNGTACRETEQIVASAIADELKDRDICYLIVNEAGASVYSTSELGREEFPKFDATIRGTISIGRRLLDPLSELVKINPSNIGVGLYQHDVKAKHLRDSLDDVVESCVNYVGVDVNTASPALLSYVSGLNQLTARRIYEHRQAKGPFRSREEIREVAGIGEATFVQAAGFLKVVPAENPLDATWIHPESYEVATKLLDKLGCSLTEVLSTVPSPPPIVEKPKSFQLEEEAAGAEAATETQPAEAEVAEAVASATTTEEVGSEPSVETAAPEAPAATEEAAAPVVESSSEVAEVAAPTSEEPDVPAPQPAPAEIAASDENHKQLLAKIASADIDKLAEELNIGVHLARDITGALSRPGRDPRADFPPPLFRRGVLKLEDLEPGMEMMGTVLNVVDFGAFVDIGLHDSGMVHISRLADRYVADPHEVVSVGDVIRVWVIEIDRERRRVSLTAIDPSIVTEKKEKPQGRSNRPPRSERPQRAKGKGGHKPQGGGHGKGKPGGKPRHTERRAKPKPSKPITDAMKEGKEPLRSFGDLQQFFDMQRDDKKKPKK from the coding sequence ATGGATACGACAATCGTCACGGACCTACAAGTCGTCGCCCGTGAAGTTGGTATTCCTCTCGAAAAAGTTCAGCGGACTGTCGAACTGCTCGACGATGGGAACACCGTTCCATTTATCACTCGCTACCGTAAAGACGAAACGGGCGGGTTAGACGAGGAGCAGATCCGCGCCATTCAAAGCAGCAACACCAAGCTGCGTCAATTGAATGAACGCAAACGGACAATTCTCAAGTCGATCCAGTCGCAAGAGAAGCTGACCGAAGAACTCGCTGAGCAGATCAAGAAAGCCCAGACCCAGAAGCTTCTGGAAGACCTCTATCTCCCCTTCAAGCCCAAGAAGCAAACCCTGGCCACCCAGGCACGTGAACGTGGTTTGGAGCCGTTGGCCCTGGAAGTGCTCAACGATGCCGAAGAGGCCAAAGACTTAAAGGCCCGAGCCGAAGCATTTGTCGATGCCGAGAAATCCTTGGCGGATACCGATGCCGTTATCCAAGGCGTCGGATGCATCATCGCTGAGGTCTTCTCAGAAAACGCATTGTTACGCGGGCGGCTGCGTAAATTGTTCTGGAAGACAGGACAGTTGACCAGTTCGCGAATCGAGAACGCCGATCAGCCTGACAAGTCGGATTCCGACGAAGATCATAGCGACACAGAGGAAGAGGCATCGTCGTCTTCCACCGAGGAAGCGGCGAAGACCACAGCCGAAGCTACCGAGGCCGAAGCAAGCGAATCCACCGACGCGAAGCCCGCCGCGAAACCCGAAGGCGATAAAGACAGTGGCAAGAAGCCCACGATCCAAGAGATTCGCCGCGAGAAACGCAAGCGACAGAAAGAGAAGGAACGTGCCAAGAAGGACAAGGCGTTCCGCGACTATTACGATTATCACGAACCGGTCTCGAAGATCCCACCACACCGAGTCCTAGCCATCAATCGGGGTGATCGTACCCGCTTCCTGAAGGTTCGGATCGAGGTCGACTTCGATAAGATCATCAAGACGGCCGAAGAAGTCGTCATTCCCGAAGGGCACTCCCACGCCGAATACTTGAAGCAGTGTTTGCGTGACAGTCTGAATCGTCTGATCATCCCAGGCATCGAACGCGAAATCCGTCGCGAGCTGACCGAAAAAGCAGAAACGCATGCGATCGAGGTGTTTGCCTGCAACCTCCGCAAACTGCTTCTCCAGCCGCCTGTTCGCGGCAAACGCGTGCTCGCCGTCGACCCAGGCTTCCGTAGTGGATGCAAACTGGTCGCCATCGATCCGTTTGGCAATGTGATGGGCACCGGCGTGATTCACTTGATCGGTCCCCAGGATCGCGTCGAGAAGAGCCGCAGCCGAATCGTCGAAATGATTAAGCAGTTCGACGCCCAGATCGTCGCGATTGGGAATGGCACGGCTTGCCGGGAAACTGAACAGATCGTCGCTAGCGCCATCGCCGACGAACTGAAAGATCGCGACATCTGCTACCTGATCGTCAACGAAGCTGGGGCGAGTGTTTACTCGACCAGTGAACTGGGACGCGAAGAGTTCCCCAAGTTCGATGCGACCATTCGCGGCACGATCAGCATTGGTCGCCGTCTGTTGGATCCGCTTTCGGAACTGGTAAAGATCAACCCATCGAACATCGGTGTCGGACTCTATCAGCACGACGTCAAAGCCAAGCATCTGCGCGACTCGCTGGACGATGTGGTGGAATCGTGCGTGAACTATGTGGGCGTAGATGTGAACACAGCCAGCCCTGCCCTGTTGAGCTACGTGTCGGGTCTGAATCAATTGACCGCACGTCGCATCTACGAACATCGCCAGGCAAAGGGCCCCTTCCGGTCCCGCGAAGAAATTCGCGAGGTTGCCGGGATCGGAGAAGCGACTTTCGTGCAAGCGGCCGGTTTTTTGAAGGTCGTTCCCGCCGAGAATCCTCTCGATGCAACCTGGATTCACCCGGAAAGCTACGAGGTCGCCACGAAGCTTCTGGATAAGCTCGGCTGCTCGTTGACCGAAGTTCTTTCCACCGTGCCATCGCCTCCACCGATTGTGGAGAAGCCGAAGTCGTTCCAGTTGGAAGAAGAGGCTGCCGGTGCCGAGGCCGCTACGGAAACGCAGCCCGCCGAAGCCGAGGTCGCAGAAGCCGTCGCGTCGGCAACGACCACTGAGGAAGTTGGCAGTGAGCCGAGTGTCGAGACCGCGGCTCCGGAAGCTCCGGCCGCTACCGAAGAAGCGGCTGCTCCAGTGGTTGAGTCCAGCAGCGAGGTAGCGGAAGTTGCGGCTCCGACAAGCGAAGAACCGGATGTGCCTGCCCCGCAGCCAGCACCGGCCGAGATCGCGGCTTCGGACGAGAATCATAAGCAGCTTCTGGCCAAGATTGCTTCGGCCGATATTGATAAGCTGGCCGAAGAGCTGAACATTGGTGTCCACCTGGCCCGCGACATTACGGGCGCCCTTTCACGCCCAGGTCGTGACCCGCGTGCCGACTTCCCACCGCCGCTGTTCCGTCGTGGCGTGCTCAAGTTGGAAGACTTGGAGCCCGGCATGGAGATGATGGGCACCGTGTTGAATGTGGTCGACTTCGGTGCGTTCGTCGACATCGGCCTGCATGACAGCGGCATGGTTCATATCAGCCGTTTGGCCGATCGCTATGTGGCTGACCCGCATGAGGTGGTCAGCGTCGGAGACGTGATTCGCGTCTGGGTGATCGAAATCGATCGCGAACGCCGCCGCGTCTCGTTGACCGCAATCGATCCTTCTATCGTGACCGAGAAGAAGGAAAAGCCGCAGGGACGTTCCAATCGACCACCCCGCTCCGAGCGTCCGCAGCGAGCCAAGGGCAAAGGTGGCCACAAGCCTCAAGGTGGCGGTCACGGCAAGGGCAAGCCAGGTGGCAAGCCGCGTCACACCGAACGCCGGGCCAAGCCGAAGCCTTCCAAGCCGATCACCGATGCGATGAAGGAAGGGAAGGAACCACTTCGTTCGTTCGGAGATCTGCAGCAGTTTTTCGATATGCAGCGGGACGATAAGAAGAAGCCGAAGAAGTAA
- a CDS encoding chemotaxis protein CheD yields the protein MATANLSKTSIRVPMAGIVASSAPNVLETLLGSCVGITLWCQETRHGALAHAMLSESQGCMKQPGRFVDTAIPAMLDQLAKNGARRRAIVAKVCGGSNMFKASSSAHEVGRKNIDKACELLRLQKIPILAQHVGGSNGRVIYFDLETGEIRVKVGLEFVAKV from the coding sequence ATGGCTACCGCAAACCTGAGCAAAACTTCGATCCGCGTGCCGATGGCCGGGATTGTTGCTTCGTCCGCACCCAACGTGCTGGAGACGTTGCTAGGTAGTTGCGTCGGTATCACGCTGTGGTGTCAGGAGACACGCCACGGGGCCCTAGCTCATGCGATGCTCAGCGAAAGCCAAGGTTGCATGAAACAGCCGGGCCGCTTTGTCGATACGGCCATTCCCGCGATGCTGGACCAGCTGGCCAAGAACGGTGCTCGACGCCGGGCCATCGTGGCGAAGGTCTGTGGCGGCTCGAATATGTTCAAAGCGTCTAGCTCTGCTCATGAAGTGGGCCGCAAGAACATCGACAAGGCCTGCGAGCTTCTCCGACTTCAAAAGATCCCCATCCTGGCTCAGCACGTCGGTGGATCGAACGGGCGAGTCATCTATTTTGATCTAGAAACGGGCGAAATTCGGGTCAAAGTTGGCCTCGAGTTTGTCGCCAAGGTCTAA
- a CDS encoding DUF1559 domain-containing protein has product MNRSQRGFTLVELLVVIAIIGVLIALLLPAVQQAREAARRMQCTNNLKQIGLAIHNYASTHRVFPSGYVSYATRDGSGPASAAIDSDTWDAAPGWGWAALILPFMEQRTITDSLNMGQPIWDSANRPFINTRLEAYLCPSSSGDHDPFTVRDSSGGALTRYGSDIVVGRSHYIASHGQESCWGDCGASASGPVFTNIYTGATTTVQIHGDASKVADGPFYRNSKVSFRDVTDGTTNTLFISEHSSKLSDKTWVGVVPGAFTHPRYSTPENGPDAAATLVMMHVGPSGGELDITGDPIIHPMNFPTLHVGQMYSEHPGGGNVLFGDGSVSLQPETIDLILAAELASMNEGEVIKSRGF; this is encoded by the coding sequence ATGAATCGATCCCAACGAGGATTTACTCTGGTCGAGTTGTTGGTGGTGATCGCCATCATTGGCGTCTTAATCGCGCTGCTTTTACCGGCGGTCCAGCAAGCCCGAGAAGCGGCTCGGCGGATGCAGTGCACCAACAACCTCAAACAGATCGGCCTGGCCATCCACAACTACGCTTCCACCCACCGGGTCTTTCCCTCAGGCTACGTCAGCTACGCCACGCGGGACGGCAGTGGGCCTGCGTCGGCTGCGATCGATTCCGATACGTGGGATGCGGCACCTGGCTGGGGCTGGGCCGCGTTGATCCTTCCGTTCATGGAGCAGCGCACCATCACCGATTCGCTGAACATGGGGCAGCCTATTTGGGATTCAGCGAATCGGCCTTTCATCAATACGAGGCTCGAAGCCTATCTTTGTCCGTCATCCAGCGGAGACCACGACCCGTTCACAGTCCGAGACAGCTCGGGTGGTGCTTTGACTCGCTATGGCAGCGACATCGTCGTGGGGCGGTCTCACTATATCGCCAGTCACGGGCAGGAGTCGTGCTGGGGAGACTGCGGGGCGTCGGCCAGTGGCCCGGTGTTCACCAACATCTATACCGGTGCCACGACCACCGTTCAGATCCATGGTGATGCTTCGAAGGTTGCTGATGGACCTTTCTATCGCAACTCGAAGGTCAGCTTCCGCGACGTGACCGACGGAACGACCAACACGCTGTTCATCAGCGAGCATTCCTCGAAGCTCAGCGACAAGACTTGGGTCGGCGTCGTTCCGGGCGCGTTTACCCATCCGAGATACTCCACGCCTGAAAATGGCCCCGACGCCGCGGCTACGCTGGTCATGATGCATGTGGGACCCTCGGGCGGCGAACTGGATATCACCGGCGATCCAATCATTCACCCGATGAACTTTCCGACTCTGCACGTCGGGCAGATGTATTCGGAACACCCAGGCGGCGGGAATGTCCTCTTCGGCGATGGCTCGGTCAGCTTGCAACCAGAGACGATTGATCTGATTCTGGCTGCCGAATTGGCGAGCATGAACGAAGGCGAAGTCATTAAGTCTCGGGGGTTCTAA
- a CDS encoding class I SAM-dependent methyltransferase, with amino-acid sequence MDVLKHNRDAWNRLVVEHDRWTVPVSSEKIAQARAGEWSLGLTPTKRVPRHWFPEDLSGVKILCLASGGGQQGPTLSAAGADVTVYDNSPNQLAQDRFVAERDGLSLTTEQGDMADLAVFADDSFDLIFHPCSNCFAENILPVWKEAYRVLRPGGTLLAGICNPVRFIFDVAAEEDRGELVVRHNIPYADVTHLNPDELDKILKTQPLMFGHTLEDQLGGQMQAGFHLIELYEDRWDESDLISRYLSSFVSTRALKPEH; translated from the coding sequence ATGGACGTTCTCAAGCACAATCGTGATGCGTGGAATCGACTCGTCGTGGAGCACGACCGGTGGACGGTCCCTGTTTCCAGCGAAAAGATCGCTCAGGCCAGGGCAGGGGAGTGGTCGCTGGGGCTTACGCCGACCAAGCGCGTTCCGCGGCACTGGTTTCCGGAGGATCTCTCCGGCGTGAAGATCTTGTGCCTGGCTTCGGGCGGTGGACAGCAAGGGCCGACCCTTTCTGCTGCCGGGGCGGATGTGACGGTGTACGACAACTCGCCCAATCAGCTTGCCCAGGACCGTTTCGTCGCCGAACGCGACGGGCTTTCGCTCACGACCGAACAGGGAGACATGGCCGATCTTGCGGTGTTCGCCGATGATTCGTTTGATCTGATCTTTCACCCCTGCTCGAACTGCTTTGCCGAGAATATCCTGCCGGTATGGAAGGAAGCCTACCGCGTCCTAAGACCAGGCGGAACGCTTCTAGCAGGGATCTGCAATCCGGTGCGATTCATCTTCGACGTCGCTGCCGAGGAAGATCGAGGCGAACTGGTCGTCCGCCACAACATTCCCTATGCAGACGTAACCCACCTGAATCCTGACGAACTCGACAAGATACTGAAGACACAACCGCTGATGTTTGGACACACGCTGGAAGACCAACTTGGGGGTCAGATGCAGGCCGGGTTTCATCTCATCGAACTTTATGAAGATCGTTGGGACGAGAGTGATTTGATTTCCCGCTACCTCAGCTCTTTTGTGTCGACACGAGCCCTCAAGCCAGAGCATTAA
- a CDS encoding sigma-70 family RNA polymerase sigma factor produces MSQAEPQSELSSRELLAGWIARSPGAADRIVSRYAARLLPLIRQQISQKLRSRIDAEDITQSAMGSFFLRAADDQFVLERSGDLWRLLAAISLNKLRRKVAWHLAAKRSVEREELPLLSSPDAAPSHEDALAVLEIADEIFQELPDEAKTVLKLTLAGNTPEEIAIELGKSPRTVRRWLQTLRETLERELSPPTFPQADPRATLSWEDYVLKQHVGSGGFGKVYRAIEKRRNRTVAIKALHKRHQKDPSAVEHFIQESILLGKIHHPCVVGIHGLGQYPGGGYFLALDWVEGEDLQQIIDRQPLSSSEAIRVILQVAFGIQAAHEANIIHGDLKPGNILLSRSGTVQVSDFGFAALRSDRRAIHRIRGGTIAYLAPEQLRNASIDNTIDIYGLGGLLYALLTGKPPRSGSPDQILRQLENNSPSVHPSSVRPDLNIVPEFDELIMRCLDPNPARRFRDILTFLNAVDRIH; encoded by the coding sequence GTGTCCCAGGCAGAGCCCCAATCCGAACTAAGCTCCAGGGAATTGCTCGCGGGTTGGATCGCGAGGAGCCCTGGTGCGGCGGATCGTATCGTTTCGCGATATGCAGCACGTCTCTTGCCACTGATCCGGCAACAAATCTCGCAGAAGCTGCGAAGCCGGATCGATGCCGAGGACATCACACAATCGGCAATGGGCAGCTTCTTTCTTAGGGCAGCCGACGACCAATTTGTGCTAGAGCGATCGGGAGACCTCTGGAGATTGCTGGCCGCAATCTCTCTCAATAAGCTCCGCCGAAAAGTTGCCTGGCACTTGGCCGCGAAACGTTCCGTCGAGCGTGAGGAACTTCCGCTGCTTTCAAGCCCTGACGCGGCTCCCTCACATGAGGATGCCCTCGCGGTCTTAGAGATAGCCGATGAGATCTTTCAGGAACTACCCGACGAAGCAAAAACGGTGCTCAAGCTCACTTTGGCAGGGAATACGCCTGAGGAAATTGCCATCGAGCTGGGCAAATCTCCACGCACAGTCCGAAGGTGGCTACAGACGCTTCGTGAAACGCTGGAGCGAGAGCTCTCTCCGCCAACATTTCCCCAAGCAGATCCTCGAGCAACGCTATCCTGGGAAGACTATGTACTGAAACAGCACGTCGGTAGCGGCGGGTTCGGGAAGGTTTATCGGGCAATTGAGAAACGCCGCAACCGCACGGTGGCTATCAAAGCACTCCACAAACGCCATCAGAAAGATCCGTCTGCGGTCGAGCACTTCATCCAGGAATCGATCTTGTTGGGCAAGATCCATCACCCGTGTGTTGTCGGCATCCACGGGCTCGGGCAATACCCAGGCGGAGGCTACTTTCTGGCGCTCGATTGGGTCGAAGGTGAGGACCTGCAGCAGATCATCGATCGGCAGCCCCTAAGCAGTAGCGAAGCGATTCGCGTCATCCTCCAAGTTGCGTTTGGCATCCAAGCCGCTCACGAGGCAAACATCATTCACGGAGACCTGAAGCCGGGGAACATTCTCCTTTCGAGAAGTGGAACGGTTCAGGTCTCTGACTTTGGATTCGCCGCGTTGCGATCGGATCGACGTGCCATTCACAGGATTCGTGGCGGGACCATCGCGTATCTTGCGCCGGAACAACTTCGTAATGCATCGATTGATAACACGATCGACATCTATGGGCTGGGTGGACTGCTGTACGCACTGCTTACTGGCAAACCTCCTCGCAGCGGCTCCCCTGACCAAATACTGAGGCAGCTTGAGAATAACTCGCCATCGGTGCATCCCTCCTCCGTTCGCCCAGATTTGAATATCGTTCCCGAATTCGATGAGCTTATTATGCGGTGCCTCGACCCCAATCCTGCTCGTCGATTTCGCGATATTCTCACATTTCTCAATGCCGTCGACCGCATTCATTGA
- a CDS encoding ferredoxin family protein gives MAFVVTSLCDGCKYADCVTVCPADCFHEGETMLYINPETCTECGACEPECPVAAIFHEDSVPDECQEFIQINEEMAAKLPSIVTKKPPLAQ, from the coding sequence ATGGCCTTTGTGGTTACGTCGTTATGCGACGGTTGCAAGTATGCCGACTGTGTTACCGTTTGCCCCGCGGATTGTTTTCACGAGGGGGAAACGATGCTGTATATCAACCCGGAAACTTGCACTGAATGTGGTGCCTGCGAGCCGGAATGTCCTGTCGCGGCGATCTTCCATGAAGATTCAGTGCCGGATGAGTGCCAGGAGTTCATTCAGATCAACGAAGAGATGGCGGCGAAGTTGCCGTCGATTGTGACTAAGAAGCCACCACTTGCCCAATAG